A single region of the Acanthopagrus latus isolate v.2019 chromosome 11, fAcaLat1.1, whole genome shotgun sequence genome encodes:
- the nexn gene encoding nexilin isoform X2 — translation MTEVAQVAAVVAQDINDFANEDEHDISDAENKEDDVTHEEENVNNKVEEKSEKTSRVEDENPRHVNDEGSNETDETHVNGVQHKDDTAKEKKERSDSVNGVAQDGTTMEDEEPDANEDQTISDLALKKKKLLRSRKPVARSYVPKLNKDKGDVTNKFAAMQKAREERSRQRNQEEQQKRKEQYVKEREWNRRKMQIKELLASSDEEEEVKPSKVEKSYVPKITGSVKGKFAEMEKQRQEEERKRMERERKNREAQDNMEKAKIKKELAKKAAEEGDDTILVRVVPAKSSRPPGRIKMNFEDMEKNREEELVKRAEEEKKRRYDENKRSFRDAKRRSVVQLDEDEKPSDKMQVTPGKLKLTFEELERERQEQRKKQAEEEAKRRLIEEKKAFEEARLGMGEDEEDAQPAQEDKEELRPGKLRLSFEELERQRVEEVRKKAEDEAKRRMEEERRAFAEARKSMLVDEDDEVLMALLNLEGSKPGKICASFEDLERQRREEEQKKAEEEARRRLEEEKRLFAEARKNMSPGLDKERSGYGDETALDEEEGMVKSESQEALHPRKLEINFEELLKEKEEAERRRKAEERKKKMEQEKQEFEQLRQEMGEDEVNESSDVVSKEYEELTKLKRTGSIQAKDLKSKFEKIKQLTEEEIQKKIEMERARRKAIDDEIKEREAERFQEEDEERESTPARAEESPFKQKVDMKARFEQMAKAREDEERRRIEEQKLQRMQFEQQEIDAALQKKKEDDVEDEGSIINGSAAYEDEEDHARSGAPWFKKPLKNQSVVDSEPVRFTVKITGEPKPEVTWWFEGEMLQDCEDYQYIERGETYCLYLPETFPEDEGEYMCKAVNSRGTAASTCILTIETYDY, via the exons ATGACTGAGGTCGCGCAGGTTGCGGCTGTAGTCGCCCAGGACATCAATGATTTTGCAAATGAAGATGAGCACGACATAAGTGATGCAGAAAATAAGGAAGATGACGTGACACATGAAGAGGAAAATGTTAACAACAAGGTCGAGGAGAAAAGTGAGAAGACGTCACGCGTGGAGGATGAAAATCCTCGGCATGTGAATGATGAAGGAAGTAATGAGACCGACGAGACGCACGTGAACGGTGTACAGCACAAAGACGACACAGccaaggagaaaaaagagaggtcAGACTCTGTCAATGGTGTAGCACAGGACGGAACGACAATGGAGGATGAGGAGCCTGACGCAAACGAAGACCAGACTATTTCTGATTTGGCACTTAAGAAAAAG AAACTCCTCCGATCCAGAAAGCCGGTGGCCAGAAGCTACGTGCCAAAGCTGAACAAAGACAAGGGGGATGTGACGAACAAGTTTGCGGCGATGCAGAAGGCCAGGGAGGAGCGCAGCAGGCAGAGGaaccaggaggagcagcagaagaggaaggaaCAATATGTCAAGGAGAGAGAGTGGAACCGCAGGAAGATGCAG ATAAAAGAACTCCTCGCTTCCagtgatgaggaagaagaggtgaagCCATCAAAGGTAGAAAAATCCTACGTCCCCAAAATCACAG GTAGTGTGAAGGGGAAGTTtgctgaaatggaaaaacaaagacaagaggaagaaaggaagaggatGGAAAGAGAGCGGAAGAATAGGGAAGCCCAGGACAACATGGAAAAGGCCAAAATAAAGAAGGAATTGGCCAAGAAAGCAGCCGAG GAAGGAGATGACACAATCCTGGTGCGGGTGGTTCCAGCCAAGTCGTCACGACCTCCGGGCAGAATCAAGATGAACTTTGAAGACATGGAGAAGAATcgggaggaggagctggtgaagagagcagaggaagagaaaaagagacgaTACGACGAAAACAAGCGCTCCTTCAGGGATGCCAAGCGGCGTTCGGTTGTTCAGCTG GATGAAGACGAGAAGCCTTCAGATAAGATGCAGGTGACCCCTGGAAAGCTGAAGTTGACGTTTGAGGAGTTGGAGAGGGAAAGGCAGGAGCAGAGAAAGAagcaggctgaggaggaggccAAACGCCGCCTGATAGAGGAGAAGAAAGCTTTTGAAGAGGCCAGGCTGGGAATG GGAGAAGACGAGGAGGATGCTCAGCCTGCTCAGGAAGATAAGGAGGAGCTCAGACCTGGAAAACTGAGGCTGAGCTTTGAAGAGCTTGAGAGGCAAAGGGTAGAAGAAGTGCGAAAGAAAGCCGAGGACGAGGCCAAGAGAcgaatggaggaggagagaagagcgTTTGCCGAAGCCAGGAAGAGCATG CTTGtagatgaggatgatgaggtgCTGATGGCCTTGCTCAACCTGGAGGGCAGTAAGCCCGGGAAGATATGTGCCAGTTTTGAGGATCTGGAACgccagagaagagaggaggagcagaagaaggcCGAGGAGGAGGCCAGGAggagactggaggaggagaagaggctCTTTGCTGAGGCCCGCAAGAACATG AGCCCTGGACTGGACAAGGAAAGGTCTGGATATGGAGATGAAACA GCACTAGATGAAGAGGAAGGAATGGTTAAGAGTGAATCTCAGGAGGCGCTGCACCCAAGAAAACTGGAGATCAACTTTGAAGAGCTtctgaaagagaaggaggaggctgagaggagacGCAAGGCGGAGGAGCGCAAGAAGAAAATGGAGCAGGAGAAGCAGGAATTTGAACAACTCAGACAAGAGATGGGCGAG GACGAAGTGAATGAAAGCTCGGATGTTGTCAGCAAGGAGTATGAAGAACTGACCAAGCTCAAGAGGACTGGCTCCATCCAAGCCAAGGACCTCAAGTCCAAATTTGAGAAGATCAAGCAGCTGACTGAAGAGGAAATTCAGAAAAagatagagatggagagagcaCGGAGGAAGGCCATAGATGATGAAATtaaagagagagaagctgagagGTTCCAGGAG GAGGATGAGGAAAGAGAATCGACTCCTGCGAGGGCCGAGGAGTCACCATTCAAACAGAAGGTGGATATGAAAGCCCGATTTGAGCAAATGGCCAAAGCcagagaggatgaggaaagGAGGCGGATAGAGGAGCAGAAGCTGCAGAGGATGCAGTTTGAGCAGCAAGAGATTGATGCCGCCCTCCAGAAG AAGAAGGAGGACGATGTGGAGGACGAGGGTAGCATCATTAACGGCTCTGCAGCCTACGAAGATGAGGAGGATCACGCCCGGTCGGGGGCTCCATGGTTCAAGAAGCCCCTCAAAAATCAATCAGTGGTGGACTCGGAGCCTGTGCGGTTCACCGTTAAGATCACCGGGGAGCCCAAGCCGGAGGTGACCTGGTGGTTTGAGGGGGAGATGCTCCAGGACTGTGAGGACTATCAGTATATAGAGAGGGGAGAGACGTACTGCCTCTACCTGCCAGAGACCTTCCCAGAGGACGAGGGAGAGTACATGTGCAAGGCCGTGAACAGCAGAGGCACCGCGGCGAGCACCTGCATCCTCACAATAGAAA CCTATGACTACTGA
- the nexn gene encoding nexilin isoform X3, producing the protein MTEVAQVAAVVAQDINDFANEDEHDISDAENKEDDVTHEEENVNNKVEEKSEKTSRVEDENPRHVNDEGSNETDETHVNGVQHKDDTAKEKKERSDSVNGVAQDGTTMEDEEPDANEDQTISDLALKKKKLLRSRKPVARSYVPKLNKDKGDVTNKFAAMQKAREERSRQRNQEEQQKRKEQYVKEREWNRRKMQIKELLASSDEEEEVKPSKVEKSYVPKITGSVKGKFAEMEKQRQEEERKRMERERKNREAQDNMEKAKIKKELAKKAAEEGDDTILVRVVPAKSSRPPGRIKMNFEDMEKNREEELVKRAEEEKKRRYDENKRSFRDAKRRSVVQLDEDEKPSDKMQVTPGKLKLTFEELERERQEQRKKQAEEEAKRRLIEEKKAFEEARLGMGEDEEDAQPAQEDKEELRPGKLRLSFEELERQRVEEVRKKAEDEAKRRMEEERRAFAEARKSMLVDEDDEVLMALLNLEGSKPGKICASFEDLERQRREEEQKKAEEEARRRLEEEKRLFAEARKNMALDEEEGMVKSESQEALHPRKLEINFEELLKEKEEAERRRKAEERKKKMEQEKQEFEQLRQEMGEDEVNESSDVVSKEYEELTKLKRTGSIQAKDLKSKFEKIKQLTEEEIQKKIEMERARRKAIDDEIKEREAERFQEEDEERESTPARAEESPFKQKVDMKARFEQMAKAREDEERRRIEEQKLQRMQFEQQEIDAALQKKKEDDVEDEGSIINGSAAYEDEEDHARSGAPWFKKPLKNQSVVDSEPVRFTVKITGEPKPEVTWWFEGEMLQDCEDYQYIERGETYCLYLPETFPEDEGEYMCKAVNSRGTAASTCILTIESKTTLV; encoded by the exons ATGACTGAGGTCGCGCAGGTTGCGGCTGTAGTCGCCCAGGACATCAATGATTTTGCAAATGAAGATGAGCACGACATAAGTGATGCAGAAAATAAGGAAGATGACGTGACACATGAAGAGGAAAATGTTAACAACAAGGTCGAGGAGAAAAGTGAGAAGACGTCACGCGTGGAGGATGAAAATCCTCGGCATGTGAATGATGAAGGAAGTAATGAGACCGACGAGACGCACGTGAACGGTGTACAGCACAAAGACGACACAGccaaggagaaaaaagagaggtcAGACTCTGTCAATGGTGTAGCACAGGACGGAACGACAATGGAGGATGAGGAGCCTGACGCAAACGAAGACCAGACTATTTCTGATTTGGCACTTAAGAAAAAG AAACTCCTCCGATCCAGAAAGCCGGTGGCCAGAAGCTACGTGCCAAAGCTGAACAAAGACAAGGGGGATGTGACGAACAAGTTTGCGGCGATGCAGAAGGCCAGGGAGGAGCGCAGCAGGCAGAGGaaccaggaggagcagcagaagaggaaggaaCAATATGTCAAGGAGAGAGAGTGGAACCGCAGGAAGATGCAG ATAAAAGAACTCCTCGCTTCCagtgatgaggaagaagaggtgaagCCATCAAAGGTAGAAAAATCCTACGTCCCCAAAATCACAG GTAGTGTGAAGGGGAAGTTtgctgaaatggaaaaacaaagacaagaggaagaaaggaagaggatGGAAAGAGAGCGGAAGAATAGGGAAGCCCAGGACAACATGGAAAAGGCCAAAATAAAGAAGGAATTGGCCAAGAAAGCAGCCGAG GAAGGAGATGACACAATCCTGGTGCGGGTGGTTCCAGCCAAGTCGTCACGACCTCCGGGCAGAATCAAGATGAACTTTGAAGACATGGAGAAGAATcgggaggaggagctggtgaagagagcagaggaagagaaaaagagacgaTACGACGAAAACAAGCGCTCCTTCAGGGATGCCAAGCGGCGTTCGGTTGTTCAGCTG GATGAAGACGAGAAGCCTTCAGATAAGATGCAGGTGACCCCTGGAAAGCTGAAGTTGACGTTTGAGGAGTTGGAGAGGGAAAGGCAGGAGCAGAGAAAGAagcaggctgaggaggaggccAAACGCCGCCTGATAGAGGAGAAGAAAGCTTTTGAAGAGGCCAGGCTGGGAATG GGAGAAGACGAGGAGGATGCTCAGCCTGCTCAGGAAGATAAGGAGGAGCTCAGACCTGGAAAACTGAGGCTGAGCTTTGAAGAGCTTGAGAGGCAAAGGGTAGAAGAAGTGCGAAAGAAAGCCGAGGACGAGGCCAAGAGAcgaatggaggaggagagaagagcgTTTGCCGAAGCCAGGAAGAGCATG CTTGtagatgaggatgatgaggtgCTGATGGCCTTGCTCAACCTGGAGGGCAGTAAGCCCGGGAAGATATGTGCCAGTTTTGAGGATCTGGAACgccagagaagagaggaggagcagaagaaggcCGAGGAGGAGGCCAGGAggagactggaggaggagaagaggctCTTTGCTGAGGCCCGCAAGAACATG GCACTAGATGAAGAGGAAGGAATGGTTAAGAGTGAATCTCAGGAGGCGCTGCACCCAAGAAAACTGGAGATCAACTTTGAAGAGCTtctgaaagagaaggaggaggctgagaggagacGCAAGGCGGAGGAGCGCAAGAAGAAAATGGAGCAGGAGAAGCAGGAATTTGAACAACTCAGACAAGAGATGGGCGAG GACGAAGTGAATGAAAGCTCGGATGTTGTCAGCAAGGAGTATGAAGAACTGACCAAGCTCAAGAGGACTGGCTCCATCCAAGCCAAGGACCTCAAGTCCAAATTTGAGAAGATCAAGCAGCTGACTGAAGAGGAAATTCAGAAAAagatagagatggagagagcaCGGAGGAAGGCCATAGATGATGAAATtaaagagagagaagctgagagGTTCCAGGAG GAGGATGAGGAAAGAGAATCGACTCCTGCGAGGGCCGAGGAGTCACCATTCAAACAGAAGGTGGATATGAAAGCCCGATTTGAGCAAATGGCCAAAGCcagagaggatgaggaaagGAGGCGGATAGAGGAGCAGAAGCTGCAGAGGATGCAGTTTGAGCAGCAAGAGATTGATGCCGCCCTCCAGAAG AAGAAGGAGGACGATGTGGAGGACGAGGGTAGCATCATTAACGGCTCTGCAGCCTACGAAGATGAGGAGGATCACGCCCGGTCGGGGGCTCCATGGTTCAAGAAGCCCCTCAAAAATCAATCAGTGGTGGACTCGGAGCCTGTGCGGTTCACCGTTAAGATCACCGGGGAGCCCAAGCCGGAGGTGACCTGGTGGTTTGAGGGGGAGATGCTCCAGGACTGTGAGGACTATCAGTATATAGAGAGGGGAGAGACGTACTGCCTCTACCTGCCAGAGACCTTCCCAGAGGACGAGGGAGAGTACATGTGCAAGGCCGTGAACAGCAGAGGCACCGCGGCGAGCACCTGCATCCTCACAATAGAAAGTAAGACCACCTTGGTGTGA
- the nexn gene encoding nexilin isoform X1 yields the protein MTEVAQVAAVVAQDINDFANEDEHDISDAENKEDDVTHEEENVNNKVEEKSEKTSRVEDENPRHVNDEGSNETDETHVNGVQHKDDTAKEKKERSDSVNGVAQDGTTMEDEEPDANEDQTISDLALKKKKLLRSRKPVARSYVPKLNKDKGDVTNKFAAMQKAREERSRQRNQEEQQKRKEQYVKEREWNRRKMQIKELLASSDEEEEVKPSKVEKSYVPKITGSVKGKFAEMEKQRQEEERKRMERERKNREAQDNMEKAKIKKELAKKAAEEGDDTILVRVVPAKSSRPPGRIKMNFEDMEKNREEELVKRAEEEKKRRYDENKRSFRDAKRRSVVQLDEDEKPSDKMQVTPGKLKLTFEELERERQEQRKKQAEEEAKRRLIEEKKAFEEARLGMGEDEEDAQPAQEDKEELRPGKLRLSFEELERQRVEEVRKKAEDEAKRRMEEERRAFAEARKSMLVDEDDEVLMALLNLEGSKPGKICASFEDLERQRREEEQKKAEEEARRRLEEEKRLFAEARKNMSPGLDKERSGYGDETALDEEEGMVKSESQEALHPRKLEINFEELLKEKEEAERRRKAEERKKKMEQEKQEFEQLRQEMGEDEVNESSDVVSKEYEELTKLKRTGSIQAKDLKSKFEKIKQLTEEEIQKKIEMERARRKAIDDEIKEREAERFQEEDEERESTPARAEESPFKQKVDMKARFEQMAKAREDEERRRIEEQKLQRMQFEQQEIDAALQKKKEDDVEDEGSIINGSAAYEDEEDHARSGAPWFKKPLKNQSVVDSEPVRFTVKITGEPKPEVTWWFEGEMLQDCEDYQYIERGETYCLYLPETFPEDEGEYMCKAVNSRGTAASTCILTIESKTTLV from the exons ATGACTGAGGTCGCGCAGGTTGCGGCTGTAGTCGCCCAGGACATCAATGATTTTGCAAATGAAGATGAGCACGACATAAGTGATGCAGAAAATAAGGAAGATGACGTGACACATGAAGAGGAAAATGTTAACAACAAGGTCGAGGAGAAAAGTGAGAAGACGTCACGCGTGGAGGATGAAAATCCTCGGCATGTGAATGATGAAGGAAGTAATGAGACCGACGAGACGCACGTGAACGGTGTACAGCACAAAGACGACACAGccaaggagaaaaaagagaggtcAGACTCTGTCAATGGTGTAGCACAGGACGGAACGACAATGGAGGATGAGGAGCCTGACGCAAACGAAGACCAGACTATTTCTGATTTGGCACTTAAGAAAAAG AAACTCCTCCGATCCAGAAAGCCGGTGGCCAGAAGCTACGTGCCAAAGCTGAACAAAGACAAGGGGGATGTGACGAACAAGTTTGCGGCGATGCAGAAGGCCAGGGAGGAGCGCAGCAGGCAGAGGaaccaggaggagcagcagaagaggaaggaaCAATATGTCAAGGAGAGAGAGTGGAACCGCAGGAAGATGCAG ATAAAAGAACTCCTCGCTTCCagtgatgaggaagaagaggtgaagCCATCAAAGGTAGAAAAATCCTACGTCCCCAAAATCACAG GTAGTGTGAAGGGGAAGTTtgctgaaatggaaaaacaaagacaagaggaagaaaggaagaggatGGAAAGAGAGCGGAAGAATAGGGAAGCCCAGGACAACATGGAAAAGGCCAAAATAAAGAAGGAATTGGCCAAGAAAGCAGCCGAG GAAGGAGATGACACAATCCTGGTGCGGGTGGTTCCAGCCAAGTCGTCACGACCTCCGGGCAGAATCAAGATGAACTTTGAAGACATGGAGAAGAATcgggaggaggagctggtgaagagagcagaggaagagaaaaagagacgaTACGACGAAAACAAGCGCTCCTTCAGGGATGCCAAGCGGCGTTCGGTTGTTCAGCTG GATGAAGACGAGAAGCCTTCAGATAAGATGCAGGTGACCCCTGGAAAGCTGAAGTTGACGTTTGAGGAGTTGGAGAGGGAAAGGCAGGAGCAGAGAAAGAagcaggctgaggaggaggccAAACGCCGCCTGATAGAGGAGAAGAAAGCTTTTGAAGAGGCCAGGCTGGGAATG GGAGAAGACGAGGAGGATGCTCAGCCTGCTCAGGAAGATAAGGAGGAGCTCAGACCTGGAAAACTGAGGCTGAGCTTTGAAGAGCTTGAGAGGCAAAGGGTAGAAGAAGTGCGAAAGAAAGCCGAGGACGAGGCCAAGAGAcgaatggaggaggagagaagagcgTTTGCCGAAGCCAGGAAGAGCATG CTTGtagatgaggatgatgaggtgCTGATGGCCTTGCTCAACCTGGAGGGCAGTAAGCCCGGGAAGATATGTGCCAGTTTTGAGGATCTGGAACgccagagaagagaggaggagcagaagaaggcCGAGGAGGAGGCCAGGAggagactggaggaggagaagaggctCTTTGCTGAGGCCCGCAAGAACATG AGCCCTGGACTGGACAAGGAAAGGTCTGGATATGGAGATGAAACA GCACTAGATGAAGAGGAAGGAATGGTTAAGAGTGAATCTCAGGAGGCGCTGCACCCAAGAAAACTGGAGATCAACTTTGAAGAGCTtctgaaagagaaggaggaggctgagaggagacGCAAGGCGGAGGAGCGCAAGAAGAAAATGGAGCAGGAGAAGCAGGAATTTGAACAACTCAGACAAGAGATGGGCGAG GACGAAGTGAATGAAAGCTCGGATGTTGTCAGCAAGGAGTATGAAGAACTGACCAAGCTCAAGAGGACTGGCTCCATCCAAGCCAAGGACCTCAAGTCCAAATTTGAGAAGATCAAGCAGCTGACTGAAGAGGAAATTCAGAAAAagatagagatggagagagcaCGGAGGAAGGCCATAGATGATGAAATtaaagagagagaagctgagagGTTCCAGGAG GAGGATGAGGAAAGAGAATCGACTCCTGCGAGGGCCGAGGAGTCACCATTCAAACAGAAGGTGGATATGAAAGCCCGATTTGAGCAAATGGCCAAAGCcagagaggatgaggaaagGAGGCGGATAGAGGAGCAGAAGCTGCAGAGGATGCAGTTTGAGCAGCAAGAGATTGATGCCGCCCTCCAGAAG AAGAAGGAGGACGATGTGGAGGACGAGGGTAGCATCATTAACGGCTCTGCAGCCTACGAAGATGAGGAGGATCACGCCCGGTCGGGGGCTCCATGGTTCAAGAAGCCCCTCAAAAATCAATCAGTGGTGGACTCGGAGCCTGTGCGGTTCACCGTTAAGATCACCGGGGAGCCCAAGCCGGAGGTGACCTGGTGGTTTGAGGGGGAGATGCTCCAGGACTGTGAGGACTATCAGTATATAGAGAGGGGAGAGACGTACTGCCTCTACCTGCCAGAGACCTTCCCAGAGGACGAGGGAGAGTACATGTGCAAGGCCGTGAACAGCAGAGGCACCGCGGCGAGCACCTGCATCCTCACAATAGAAAGTAAGACCACCTTGGTGTGA